From a single Brassica rapa cultivar Chiifu-401-42 chromosome A01, CAAS_Brap_v3.01, whole genome shotgun sequence genomic region:
- the LOC103847443 gene encoding phosphatidylinositol-3-phosphatase myotubularin-1 isoform X3: MTPPRPPSGRQRPLRYYSDSERTEGGSGSWDTLEWNKLDSQQTASGSSSTSFANLSCLLESERVIVEGYGVVLINTDEAGTLLVTNFRILFLSEGTRKVIPLGTIPLATIEKFNKTALKVQSNNRQSDKNPPRRLLQVTGKDMRIIVYGFRPKTKQRRSVFDALLRCTKPERVWDLYTFACGPSKFGNANPKERLLNEYFRLLGKSSVRASMDMIEDGSFTLENELWRISDLNSNYNLCQTYPFAFMVPKSISDEELLQACSFRAKCRLPVITWCQPGSGAVIARSSQPLVGLMMNMRSNFDEKLVAAFCTQLGANKGERRKLYIADARPRKNALANGAMGGGSESSSNYFQSPIVFFGIDNIHAMRESYSRLRDYLDMHGATSSDGRSSFLRHTGWTWGGGNLSSMSASVSLLGDSGWLIHIQNVLAGAAWIAARVAVESASVLVHCSDGWDRTTQLVSLACLMLDPYYRTFAGFQALVEKDWLAFGHPFSDRVGMPNISGSGNFDFPRQSSSAGSYPSSPVRQSTQSGASQSPSSSHAQNNYSPIFTQWVDSVSQLMRMYPCAFEFSPTFLVDFMDCLLSCRFGNFLCNSEKERQQCAIAEACGCIWAYLTDLRSLATTSHVHCNPFYDSLKYDGPLLPPAASLAPTLWPQFHLRWACPEEAKAADIEVQCRAMRAKYSEMQKDKEATERRVDEISFAMESLSAELLRERRMSWSARESAKRATKEYRALTRAVQSLGCKVNFTTSDVEDAPLETNNNNNNNNSRRRDRQGNNSDVSVSISLMSEENRSENQVGRVCEALCPLRTREGVCRWPEAGCAHLGSQFVGLKTNFDAFDRLSIHESYFKSE, encoded by the exons ATGACGCCGCCGAGACCACCGTCAGGGAGACAAAGACCGCTGCGTTATTATTCAGATTCAGAGAGGACCGAAGGAGGTAGCGGTAGTTGGGACACCCTCGAATGGAACAAACTCGAT TCGCAGCAGACAGCTTCAGGTTCAAGTTCAACATCCTTCGCGAATTTGAGTTGCTTGCTCGAATCCGAGAGGGTCATCGTTGAG GGTTATGGAGTTGTACTTATCAACACCGATGAGGCAGGGACCTTGTTGGTGACAAACTTTCGTATTCTCTTTTTG AGTGAAGGTACTAGGAAGGTCATCCCACTAGGAACAATCCCGTTGGCGACTATTGAGAAGTTTAACAAAACG GCGCTGAAAGTTCAATCAAACAACCGTCAGTCCGACAAGAATCCACCGAGACGTCTTTTACAGGTCACTG GCAAAGACATGAGGATCATTGTTTATGGCTTTCGTCCTAAAACCAAACAG AGGCGTTCTGTGTTTGATGCGTTACTGAGGTGTACCAAGCCGGAGAGAGTATGGGATCTTTACACTTTTGCTTGTGGGCCTTCCAAGTTTGGTAACGCAAACCCAAAGGAAAGATTGCTTAATGAATATTTCCGGCTTCTTGGAAAAAGTTCGGTACGAGCATCGATGGATATGATTGAAGATGGATCATTCACACTGGAGAATGAGCTGTGGCGTATAAGTGACCTGAACTCCAATTATAACCTGTGTCAGACTTACCCGTTCGCCTTTATGGTTCCGAAATCTATAAG TGATGAAGAGCTGCTCCAGGCGTGTTCTTTCCGGGCAAAATGTCGCTTACCTGTGATCACGTGGTGTCAGCCAG GCAGTGGAGCTGTAATTGCACGCTCATCACAACCTTTAGTGGGTCTTATGATGAATATGAGGAG TAATTTTGATGAGAAGCTTGTTGCTGCATTCTGCACTCAGCTTGGTGCTAATAAGGGAGAACGAAG GAAGCTTTATATTGCCGATGCGCGACCTAGGAAAAATGCATTAGCAAATGGAGCAATGGGAGGCGGCTCAGAATcatcttcaaattattttcagtCTCCA ATTGTTTTCTTTGGCATTGACAACATACATGCGATGAGGGAGAGCTATTCCCGACTCAGAGATTATTTAGATATGCACGGTGCAACATCTTCTGATGGGAGATCATCGTTCTTG AGACATACTGGTTGGACTTGGGGAGGAGGTAACCTTAGTAGCATGTCTGCTTCCGTGTCTTTACTTGGAGACAGTGGTTGGTTGATACACATCCAGAACGTCTTAGCTGGTGCCGCATGGATTGCTGCACGTGTCGCAGTGGAGTCGGCTTCGGTTCTTGTGCACTGCAG TGATGGATGGGACAGAACAACTCAGCTCGTTTCTCTTGCATGCTTGATGCTTGATCCATACTACAGAACCTTTGCTGGGTTTCAG GCTCTTGTGGAAAAAGATTGGCTTGCTTTTGGTCACCCGTTTTCAGATCGTGTAGGAATGCCTAACATATCAGGATCTGGTAACTTTGACTTTCCAAGGCAGTCTTCTTCTGCTGGAAGCTACCCTTCATCTCCAGTGCGTCAGTCCACGCAATCAGGAGCCTCACAATCTCCAAGCTCTTCCCATGCACAGAACAATTATTCTCCTATATTTACGCAG TGGGTTGATAGTGTTTCACAGCTAATGCGGATGTATCCTTGTGCTTTTGAATTTTCTCCG ACTTTCCTTGTAGATTTCATGGATTGCTTGCTTTCATGTCGTTTTGGGAACTTCTTATGCAACAG TGAAAAAGAGAGGCAGCAATGTGCGATTGCTGAAGCATGTGGATGCATATGGGCCTACTTGACTGATCTTCGCTCTCTCGCTACAACGTCTCATGTCCATTGTAACCCATTCTACGATTCTCTAAAATACGATGGCCCGTTACTACCTCCAGCAGCATCTCTAGCTCCAACCCTTTGGCCTCAGTTCCATCTCCGGTGGGCTTGTCCCGAGGAAGCTAAAGCTGCAGATATCGAGGTCCAGTGTAGAGCCATGAGGGCGAAGTATTCAGAAATGCAGAAG GATAAAGAGGCAACAGAGAGAAGAGTGGATGAGATCTCTTTTGCAATGGAGTCATTAAGCGCAGAGCTGCTAAGAGAGAGGCGTATGAGTTGGTCCGCTAGAGAATCAGCAAAACGAGCCACTAAGGAGTACAGAGCTTTAACCAGAGCAGTGCAATCACTCGGCTGCAAGGTTAACTTCACCACATCTGATGTGGAAGACGCCCCTCTGGAGactaataacaataataataataataattctagGAGGCGAGACAGACAGGGAAACAACTCCGATGTCTCTGTATCAATCTCGCTAATGTCGGAAGAAAACCGAAGTGAAAACCAGGTGGGGAGAGTTTGTGAAGCTTTGTGTCCGTTGCGGACAAGGGAAGGAGTGTGTCGGTGGCCTGAAGCTGGATGTGCTCATCTCGGAAGTCAGTTTGTTGGTTTAAAAACTAACTTTGATGCGTTTGATAGGCTTTCCATCCATGAAAGCTATTTCAAATCTGAATGA
- the LOC103847461 gene encoding 3-phosphoinositide-dependent protein kinase 2, with translation MTMEKEFDSKLTLQGNNGNDGGASISRSKSFAFKAPQENFTIQDFELDKIYGVGSYSKVVRAKKKENGAVYALKIMDKKFITKENKTAYVKLERIVLDQLDHPGIVKLFFTFQDSFSLYMALESCEGGELFDQITRKGRLSEDEARFYSAQVVDALEYIHTMGLIHRDIKPENLLLTSDGHIKIADFGSVKPMQDSQITLLPNAASDDKACTFVGTAAYVPPEVLNSSPATFGNDLWALGCTLYQMLSGTSPFKDASEWLIFQRIIARDIKFPNHFSEEARDLIDRLLDTDPSRRPGAGSDGYASLKRHPFFNGVDWKNVRSQTPPKLAPDPSSQSASPERDGSPWNPTHVGDASVTQNDGHGGVSAASESSGSITRLASIDSFDSRWQQFLEPGESVLMISAVKKLQKITSKKVQLILTNKPRLIYVDPSKLIVKGNIIWSDNSNDLNVQVSSPSHFKICTPKKVLSFEDSKQRALQWKKAIETLQNR, from the exons ATGACAATGGAGAAAGAATTCGATTCAAAGCTCACCCTCCAAGGCAACAACGGCAACGACGGTGGCGCGAGCATATCCAGAAGCAAGAGCTTCGCGTTCAAAGCTCCTCAGGAGAATTTCACCATCCAGGATTTCGAGCTCGACAAGATCTATGGCGTTGGCTCTTACTCAAAG GTTGTTAGGgcgaagaagaaggagaacgGAGCTGTGTACGCGTTGAAGATCATGGACAAGAAGTTTATCACCAAGGAGAATAAAACAGCTTATGTTAAGCTTGAGAGGATTGTTCTTGATCAGCTCGATCATCCTGGGATTGTTAAACTCTTCTTCACGTTTCAAGATTCGTTCTCACTGT ATATGGCGCTTGAGTCTTGTGAAGGTGGGGAGCTTTTCGACCAGATCACAAGA AAAGGTCGCTTATCAGAGGATGAAGCTCGGTTCTACAGTGCACAAGTTGTGGATGCTCTTGAGTATATACATACGATGGGACTCATACATAGAGATATAAAG CCGGAGAATCTGTTGCTGACTTCAGATGGACACATTAAGATTGCTGATTTTGGTAGTGTAAAGCCTATGCAAGACAGCCAGATCACTCTTCTTCCCAATGCTGCTTCCG ATGATAAGGCTTGCACTTTTGTCGGTACGGCGGCGTACGTTCCTCCTGAAGTTCTCAACTCCTCTCCAGCAACTTTCGG AAACGATCTCTGGGCACTCGGCTGCACTCTATACCAAATGCTTTCAGGAACTTCTCCATTCAAGGATGCAAGTGAATGGCTAATTTTCCAAAGGATTATAGCCAGAGATATAAAGTTCCCAAATCATTTCTCAGAAGAAGCAAGAGACCTCATCGACCGATTACTT GATACAGATCCTAGTAGAAGACCAGGAGCTGGATCAGATGGTTATGCTTCTCTCAAGAGACATCCTTTCTTCAATGGTGTTGACTGGAAGAACGTTAGATCGCAAACTCCACCAAAACTAGCTCCAGATCCTTCG TCTCAATCAGCATCTCCAGAGAGGGATGGTTCTCCATGGAACCCAACACATGTTGGAGATGCTTCAGTCACGCAGAACGATGGACACGGTGGCGTCTCTGCAGCTTCTGAATCCTCAGGTTCCATAACCAGGCTTGCCTCTATAGACTCTTTTGATTCGAGATG GCAACAGTTTCTTGAACCTGGAGAATCGGTTCTGATGATATCAGCAGTGAAGAAGCTACAGAAGATCACAAGCAAGAAGGTGCAGCTAATACTCACTAACAAACCGAGACTGATCTACGTGGATCCATCGAAGCTTATTGTGAAAGGGAATATCATCTGGTCTGATAACTCTAACGACCTCAATGTTCAAGTCTCAAGTCCTTCTCATTTCAAGATTTGCACA CCGAAGAAGGTTTTATCGTTTGAAGACTCGAAACAACGAGCTTTGCAGTGGAAAAAGGCAATTGAAACTCTTCAAAACCGTTGA
- the LOC108870118 gene encoding peroxisomal fatty acid beta-oxidation multifunctional protein AIM1 — translation MAKKMGVTMEVGNDGVAVITISNPPVNSLASPIISGLKEKFQDANHRSDVKAIVLTENGERFSGGFNINVFQQVHKTGTQAALLVLTKTTQFISSSPCFGLVPSLPSLTSINCQRRRQDKTAQPRVIPLQADGIQRYCL, via the exons ATGGCGAAGAAGATGGGAGTGACAATGGAAGTAGGGAACGATGGCGTTGCTGTGATCACCATTTCGAATCCTCCTGTTAACTCTCTGGCCAGCCCAA TTATTTCTGGGTTGAAGGAGAAGTTTCAAGATGCGAATCATAGGAGTGATGTTAAGGCCATCGTCTTGACAg AGAACGGTGAAAGATTCTCGGGTGGTTTCAACATCAATGTTTTCCAGCAAGTGCATAAGACTGGTACACAAGCGGCATTACTGGTATTAACAAAGACGACGCAGTTCATCTCTTCCAGTCCATGCTTCGGTCTCGTCCCCTCCCTACCGTCATTGACTTCAATAAACTGTCAGCGCCGTCGCCAAGACAAAACAGCACAGCCTCGTGTTATCCCTCTCCAAGCAGATGGAATTCAACGGTATTGCCTTTGA
- the LOC103847443 gene encoding phosphatidylinositol-3-phosphatase myotubularin-1 isoform X1, producing MTPPRPPSGRQRPLRYYSDSERTEGGSGSWDTLEWNKLDSQQTASGSSSTSFANLSCLLESERVIVEGYGVVLINTDEAGTLLVTNFRILFLSEGTRKVIPLGTIPLATIEKFNKTALKVQSNNRQSDKNPPRRLLQVTGKDMRIIVYGFRPKTKQVNLLLLLILTHSFLLGIICITFMMILLQRRSVFDALLRCTKPERVWDLYTFACGPSKFGNANPKERLLNEYFRLLGKSSVRASMDMIEDGSFTLENELWRISDLNSNYNLCQTYPFAFMVPKSISDEELLQACSFRAKCRLPVITWCQPGSGAVIARSSQPLVGLMMNMRSNFDEKLVAAFCTQLGANKGERRKLYIADARPRKNALANGAMGGGSESSSNYFQSPIVFFGIDNIHAMRESYSRLRDYLDMHGATSSDGRSSFLRHTGWTWGGGNLSSMSASVSLLGDSGWLIHIQNVLAGAAWIAARVAVESASVLVHCSDGWDRTTQLVSLACLMLDPYYRTFAGFQALVEKDWLAFGHPFSDRVGMPNISGSGNFDFPRQSSSAGSYPSSPVRQSTQSGASQSPSSSHAQNNYSPIFTQWVDSVSQLMRMYPCAFEFSPTFLVDFMDCLLSCRFGNFLCNSEKERQQCAIAEACGCIWAYLTDLRSLATTSHVHCNPFYDSLKYDGPLLPPAASLAPTLWPQFHLRWACPEEAKAADIEVQCRAMRAKYSEMQKDKEATERRVDEISFAMESLSAELLRERRMSWSARESAKRATKEYRALTRAVQSLGCKVNFTTSDVEDAPLETNNNNNNNNSRRRDRQGNNSDVSVSISLMSEENRSENQVGRVCEALCPLRTREGVCRWPEAGCAHLGSQFVGLKTNFDAFDRLSIHESYFKSE from the exons ATGACGCCGCCGAGACCACCGTCAGGGAGACAAAGACCGCTGCGTTATTATTCAGATTCAGAGAGGACCGAAGGAGGTAGCGGTAGTTGGGACACCCTCGAATGGAACAAACTCGAT TCGCAGCAGACAGCTTCAGGTTCAAGTTCAACATCCTTCGCGAATTTGAGTTGCTTGCTCGAATCCGAGAGGGTCATCGTTGAG GGTTATGGAGTTGTACTTATCAACACCGATGAGGCAGGGACCTTGTTGGTGACAAACTTTCGTATTCTCTTTTTG AGTGAAGGTACTAGGAAGGTCATCCCACTAGGAACAATCCCGTTGGCGACTATTGAGAAGTTTAACAAAACG GCGCTGAAAGTTCAATCAAACAACCGTCAGTCCGACAAGAATCCACCGAGACGTCTTTTACAGGTCACTG GCAAAGACATGAGGATCATTGTTTATGGCTTTCGTCCTAAAACCAAACAGGTGAATCTCTTACTTCTTCTTATTCTAACACATTCCTTTCTCCTTGGAATAATCTGTATAACCTTTATGATGATACTGTTGCAGAGGCGTTCTGTGTTTGATGCGTTACTGAGGTGTACCAAGCCGGAGAGAGTATGGGATCTTTACACTTTTGCTTGTGGGCCTTCCAAGTTTGGTAACGCAAACCCAAAGGAAAGATTGCTTAATGAATATTTCCGGCTTCTTGGAAAAAGTTCGGTACGAGCATCGATGGATATGATTGAAGATGGATCATTCACACTGGAGAATGAGCTGTGGCGTATAAGTGACCTGAACTCCAATTATAACCTGTGTCAGACTTACCCGTTCGCCTTTATGGTTCCGAAATCTATAAG TGATGAAGAGCTGCTCCAGGCGTGTTCTTTCCGGGCAAAATGTCGCTTACCTGTGATCACGTGGTGTCAGCCAG GCAGTGGAGCTGTAATTGCACGCTCATCACAACCTTTAGTGGGTCTTATGATGAATATGAGGAG TAATTTTGATGAGAAGCTTGTTGCTGCATTCTGCACTCAGCTTGGTGCTAATAAGGGAGAACGAAG GAAGCTTTATATTGCCGATGCGCGACCTAGGAAAAATGCATTAGCAAATGGAGCAATGGGAGGCGGCTCAGAATcatcttcaaattattttcagtCTCCA ATTGTTTTCTTTGGCATTGACAACATACATGCGATGAGGGAGAGCTATTCCCGACTCAGAGATTATTTAGATATGCACGGTGCAACATCTTCTGATGGGAGATCATCGTTCTTG AGACATACTGGTTGGACTTGGGGAGGAGGTAACCTTAGTAGCATGTCTGCTTCCGTGTCTTTACTTGGAGACAGTGGTTGGTTGATACACATCCAGAACGTCTTAGCTGGTGCCGCATGGATTGCTGCACGTGTCGCAGTGGAGTCGGCTTCGGTTCTTGTGCACTGCAG TGATGGATGGGACAGAACAACTCAGCTCGTTTCTCTTGCATGCTTGATGCTTGATCCATACTACAGAACCTTTGCTGGGTTTCAG GCTCTTGTGGAAAAAGATTGGCTTGCTTTTGGTCACCCGTTTTCAGATCGTGTAGGAATGCCTAACATATCAGGATCTGGTAACTTTGACTTTCCAAGGCAGTCTTCTTCTGCTGGAAGCTACCCTTCATCTCCAGTGCGTCAGTCCACGCAATCAGGAGCCTCACAATCTCCAAGCTCTTCCCATGCACAGAACAATTATTCTCCTATATTTACGCAG TGGGTTGATAGTGTTTCACAGCTAATGCGGATGTATCCTTGTGCTTTTGAATTTTCTCCG ACTTTCCTTGTAGATTTCATGGATTGCTTGCTTTCATGTCGTTTTGGGAACTTCTTATGCAACAG TGAAAAAGAGAGGCAGCAATGTGCGATTGCTGAAGCATGTGGATGCATATGGGCCTACTTGACTGATCTTCGCTCTCTCGCTACAACGTCTCATGTCCATTGTAACCCATTCTACGATTCTCTAAAATACGATGGCCCGTTACTACCTCCAGCAGCATCTCTAGCTCCAACCCTTTGGCCTCAGTTCCATCTCCGGTGGGCTTGTCCCGAGGAAGCTAAAGCTGCAGATATCGAGGTCCAGTGTAGAGCCATGAGGGCGAAGTATTCAGAAATGCAGAAG GATAAAGAGGCAACAGAGAGAAGAGTGGATGAGATCTCTTTTGCAATGGAGTCATTAAGCGCAGAGCTGCTAAGAGAGAGGCGTATGAGTTGGTCCGCTAGAGAATCAGCAAAACGAGCCACTAAGGAGTACAGAGCTTTAACCAGAGCAGTGCAATCACTCGGCTGCAAGGTTAACTTCACCACATCTGATGTGGAAGACGCCCCTCTGGAGactaataacaataataataataataattctagGAGGCGAGACAGACAGGGAAACAACTCCGATGTCTCTGTATCAATCTCGCTAATGTCGGAAGAAAACCGAAGTGAAAACCAGGTGGGGAGAGTTTGTGAAGCTTTGTGTCCGTTGCGGACAAGGGAAGGAGTGTGTCGGTGGCCTGAAGCTGGATGTGCTCATCTCGGAAGTCAGTTTGTTGGTTTAAAAACTAACTTTGATGCGTTTGATAGGCTTTCCATCCATGAAAGCTATTTCAAATCTGAATGA
- the LOC103847443 gene encoding phosphatidylinositol-3-phosphatase myotubularin-1 isoform X2 codes for MTPPRPPSGRQRPLRYYSDSERTEGGSGSWDTLEWNKLDQTASGSSSTSFANLSCLLESERVIVEGYGVVLINTDEAGTLLVTNFRILFLSEGTRKVIPLGTIPLATIEKFNKTALKVQSNNRQSDKNPPRRLLQVTGKDMRIIVYGFRPKTKQVNLLLLLILTHSFLLGIICITFMMILLQRRSVFDALLRCTKPERVWDLYTFACGPSKFGNANPKERLLNEYFRLLGKSSVRASMDMIEDGSFTLENELWRISDLNSNYNLCQTYPFAFMVPKSISDEELLQACSFRAKCRLPVITWCQPGSGAVIARSSQPLVGLMMNMRSNFDEKLVAAFCTQLGANKGERRKLYIADARPRKNALANGAMGGGSESSSNYFQSPIVFFGIDNIHAMRESYSRLRDYLDMHGATSSDGRSSFLRHTGWTWGGGNLSSMSASVSLLGDSGWLIHIQNVLAGAAWIAARVAVESASVLVHCSDGWDRTTQLVSLACLMLDPYYRTFAGFQALVEKDWLAFGHPFSDRVGMPNISGSGNFDFPRQSSSAGSYPSSPVRQSTQSGASQSPSSSHAQNNYSPIFTQWVDSVSQLMRMYPCAFEFSPTFLVDFMDCLLSCRFGNFLCNSEKERQQCAIAEACGCIWAYLTDLRSLATTSHVHCNPFYDSLKYDGPLLPPAASLAPTLWPQFHLRWACPEEAKAADIEVQCRAMRAKYSEMQKDKEATERRVDEISFAMESLSAELLRERRMSWSARESAKRATKEYRALTRAVQSLGCKVNFTTSDVEDAPLETNNNNNNNNSRRRDRQGNNSDVSVSISLMSEENRSENQVGRVCEALCPLRTREGVCRWPEAGCAHLGSQFVGLKTNFDAFDRLSIHESYFKSE; via the exons ATGACGCCGCCGAGACCACCGTCAGGGAGACAAAGACCGCTGCGTTATTATTCAGATTCAGAGAGGACCGAAGGAGGTAGCGGTAGTTGGGACACCCTCGAATGGAACAAACTCGAT CAGACAGCTTCAGGTTCAAGTTCAACATCCTTCGCGAATTTGAGTTGCTTGCTCGAATCCGAGAGGGTCATCGTTGAG GGTTATGGAGTTGTACTTATCAACACCGATGAGGCAGGGACCTTGTTGGTGACAAACTTTCGTATTCTCTTTTTG AGTGAAGGTACTAGGAAGGTCATCCCACTAGGAACAATCCCGTTGGCGACTATTGAGAAGTTTAACAAAACG GCGCTGAAAGTTCAATCAAACAACCGTCAGTCCGACAAGAATCCACCGAGACGTCTTTTACAGGTCACTG GCAAAGACATGAGGATCATTGTTTATGGCTTTCGTCCTAAAACCAAACAGGTGAATCTCTTACTTCTTCTTATTCTAACACATTCCTTTCTCCTTGGAATAATCTGTATAACCTTTATGATGATACTGTTGCAGAGGCGTTCTGTGTTTGATGCGTTACTGAGGTGTACCAAGCCGGAGAGAGTATGGGATCTTTACACTTTTGCTTGTGGGCCTTCCAAGTTTGGTAACGCAAACCCAAAGGAAAGATTGCTTAATGAATATTTCCGGCTTCTTGGAAAAAGTTCGGTACGAGCATCGATGGATATGATTGAAGATGGATCATTCACACTGGAGAATGAGCTGTGGCGTATAAGTGACCTGAACTCCAATTATAACCTGTGTCAGACTTACCCGTTCGCCTTTATGGTTCCGAAATCTATAAG TGATGAAGAGCTGCTCCAGGCGTGTTCTTTCCGGGCAAAATGTCGCTTACCTGTGATCACGTGGTGTCAGCCAG GCAGTGGAGCTGTAATTGCACGCTCATCACAACCTTTAGTGGGTCTTATGATGAATATGAGGAG TAATTTTGATGAGAAGCTTGTTGCTGCATTCTGCACTCAGCTTGGTGCTAATAAGGGAGAACGAAG GAAGCTTTATATTGCCGATGCGCGACCTAGGAAAAATGCATTAGCAAATGGAGCAATGGGAGGCGGCTCAGAATcatcttcaaattattttcagtCTCCA ATTGTTTTCTTTGGCATTGACAACATACATGCGATGAGGGAGAGCTATTCCCGACTCAGAGATTATTTAGATATGCACGGTGCAACATCTTCTGATGGGAGATCATCGTTCTTG AGACATACTGGTTGGACTTGGGGAGGAGGTAACCTTAGTAGCATGTCTGCTTCCGTGTCTTTACTTGGAGACAGTGGTTGGTTGATACACATCCAGAACGTCTTAGCTGGTGCCGCATGGATTGCTGCACGTGTCGCAGTGGAGTCGGCTTCGGTTCTTGTGCACTGCAG TGATGGATGGGACAGAACAACTCAGCTCGTTTCTCTTGCATGCTTGATGCTTGATCCATACTACAGAACCTTTGCTGGGTTTCAG GCTCTTGTGGAAAAAGATTGGCTTGCTTTTGGTCACCCGTTTTCAGATCGTGTAGGAATGCCTAACATATCAGGATCTGGTAACTTTGACTTTCCAAGGCAGTCTTCTTCTGCTGGAAGCTACCCTTCATCTCCAGTGCGTCAGTCCACGCAATCAGGAGCCTCACAATCTCCAAGCTCTTCCCATGCACAGAACAATTATTCTCCTATATTTACGCAG TGGGTTGATAGTGTTTCACAGCTAATGCGGATGTATCCTTGTGCTTTTGAATTTTCTCCG ACTTTCCTTGTAGATTTCATGGATTGCTTGCTTTCATGTCGTTTTGGGAACTTCTTATGCAACAG TGAAAAAGAGAGGCAGCAATGTGCGATTGCTGAAGCATGTGGATGCATATGGGCCTACTTGACTGATCTTCGCTCTCTCGCTACAACGTCTCATGTCCATTGTAACCCATTCTACGATTCTCTAAAATACGATGGCCCGTTACTACCTCCAGCAGCATCTCTAGCTCCAACCCTTTGGCCTCAGTTCCATCTCCGGTGGGCTTGTCCCGAGGAAGCTAAAGCTGCAGATATCGAGGTCCAGTGTAGAGCCATGAGGGCGAAGTATTCAGAAATGCAGAAG GATAAAGAGGCAACAGAGAGAAGAGTGGATGAGATCTCTTTTGCAATGGAGTCATTAAGCGCAGAGCTGCTAAGAGAGAGGCGTATGAGTTGGTCCGCTAGAGAATCAGCAAAACGAGCCACTAAGGAGTACAGAGCTTTAACCAGAGCAGTGCAATCACTCGGCTGCAAGGTTAACTTCACCACATCTGATGTGGAAGACGCCCCTCTGGAGactaataacaataataataataataattctagGAGGCGAGACAGACAGGGAAACAACTCCGATGTCTCTGTATCAATCTCGCTAATGTCGGAAGAAAACCGAAGTGAAAACCAGGTGGGGAGAGTTTGTGAAGCTTTGTGTCCGTTGCGGACAAGGGAAGGAGTGTGTCGGTGGCCTGAAGCTGGATGTGCTCATCTCGGAAGTCAGTTTGTTGGTTTAAAAACTAACTTTGATGCGTTTGATAGGCTTTCCATCCATGAAAGCTATTTCAAATCTGAATGA